The Mesoplodon densirostris isolate mMesDen1 chromosome 17, mMesDen1 primary haplotype, whole genome shotgun sequence genome contains the following window.
GGGGCTGCAGGCGGTCAGGCTCCGGGCCGGGGAGGCGGCGCCATCTTGTGCCCGGGGCcagtggggaggtgggaagggggcCCCGCGGGGCGCAGGAGACTACGGGAACGGCTTGGAGCTGAGGAGCTGCTGGtggagcccgagcccgagcctGAAGAGGAGCCGCCCCGGCCCTGTGCCCACCCCCGGGAGCTctgggccctgggcctggctcGTGAGCCCACGGCAgcccggaggaggaggaggagccaggaCTGGTCGAGGGTGACCCGGGGAACGGCGCCATTGAGGACCCGGAGCTGGAAGCGATCAACACTCAAGTCAGGGAGATGGAGGAAGAAGCTGAGAAGCTAAAGGAGCTACAGAACGAGGTAGAGAAGCAGATGAATATGAGTCCACCTGCAGGCAGTGCTGGCCCAGTGATCATGTCCACTGAGAAGAAGATGGAGGCTGATGTCCGTTCCATCTATGTTGACCATGTGGACTATGGTGCAACAGCAGAAGAGCTGGAAGCACACTTTCATGGCTGTGGTTCAGTCAACCGTGTTACTATACTATGTGACAAATTTAGTGGTTATCCCAAAGGGTTTGCATATATAGAGGTCTCAGACAAAGAGCCAGTGAGGACTTCCTTGGCCTTAGATGAGTCCCTATTTAGAGGAAGACAAATCAAGGTGATCCCAAAACGAACCAACAAACCAGCTATCAGCACAACAGaccagggtttcccacgagcccGATACCGTGCCCGGACCACCAATTACAACAGTTCCCGCTCTCGATTCTACAGTGGTTTTAACAGCAGACCCTGGGGTCCTGACTACAGGGGCCAGGCTAGAGTGACATCATGGTATTCCCCTTActaaaaaaaagtgtgtattaggaggagagagaggaaaaaaagaggaaagaagaaaaaaaaagaattaaaaaaaaaaaacagaagatgaaaaaaaagaaagaaaatcagctaAGATGGGTCCCCAATGCCTCTTTAATAAATTACATTCCCTTAAGAGGCAATAGCCAATGGATTATAGCATCACATTAAAGATGATGTCTTTCTCCTTTTTAACTTTCATtgttaatcttaaaaaaagaaaatcaatagatTTGTAATAAACGCTTTCTTCTTGGGCTGAGAAACACTCTAAGAAGAAAGCCTTGAGTAAAAGTTTGATGTTATCCATCAGTCATTCTccaccaaaaagaaacaaaatgtggatCACAGTAAATATAATTAAGATgtgctgtatttttcttttctttttttagttaaaaataattgtcttttaaaaagtacactttattttttcaagcagttttaggttcacaggaaAACTGAGTcggaagtacagagatttcccatatacttaCTGACAGACCCCACACATGTACACAGTCTCCCTtcccagagtggtacatttattacaactgatgaacctacactgacacattgtAATTACCTAAAGTCCgcagtttaccttagggttcactcttgctgTAATTTCATGGatcttgacaaatgtataatgacatgtatccaccattatagtatcatatagaatagtttcactgccctaaagatcCTCTGTGCTGCACCTAttcacccctccctcctctctaactcctggcaaccactgatctttttacacTCTCCATAGTTGTGCCcattccagaatgtcatgtagttgaaattatacagtatgaAGCCTTTTcggattggcttctttcacttagtaatatgcattttttCCAAAGGCATTACAAAATTCCCAAGGCAATGAATGATATAGCATAATGATAAAGAGCATGAAGACTCAGACCCAAGTGTTGGTTTTGCCcctttggtcaagttacttaaattTCTTGGGCCTTGGTTTGCTCATGTGTAAAAGAAGGATAACAGTAATACCTAGCCCACTAACTTATGATGTTGTTGTGAAaatcagatttctttttaaaaaatggaggtaACAATGCCTGTAGGGCATGTTGTAGGGTTGTCATATGGATTAAATAGGCAATGTGTGTGAAGagcttagcactgtgcctggaaCATATTACATATTTAATAATGGTAGCTGACAATTTTCAATTTAATGTGTGCTGAATATTTTCTACTTGACCCTCTGAAACTCCTCTCTGCTCTTTTCCATCTTCCTTTGGGGGCACAGTTGCTCAAGAACACATGAAGTGAGTGCCCTTCCCTCCTGACTTCCTGATGAGCTCAGCTAATAAACAAAAAGGATGGaagctgggagggagagagaggggtgtTTTCTCCCTCTGCCTATCCTTTGTCAAGCTGGAGTCTGGCTGTGGCTGTATTCCTCTTCAAAGGCCAAAGACCCTCCTCAACAGTGGTTAGTTTCTCTTAAAGCTGCCCAGACTTTTGTAAATAATCTCTTAAATGATCTCTTTTGAGGTAATTTACAAAGTTTCTATTGTTTCCTGTCAGGAAGGCACATAATATTTTcccttcatatttttttttttttttttttttttgcggtacacgggcctctcactgccgtggcctcccccgctgcggagcacaggctccggacgcgcaggcccagcggccatggcccacgggcccagccgctccgcggcatgtgggatcctcccggaccggggcacgaacccgcgtcccctgcaccggcaggcggactctcaaccactgcgccaccagggaagccctcccttcatATTTACTTGCAAGATTATTATTACTCTTTTACATTGTAAAGCAGCCAGGGAATCATAAAATCAAAAACTGTAAGTAACTCTATAAAATCTTGCACATTATTACTAATATCCCTCTATATCCAACACTGGTAAGAATTTATGAAGATGTATCAAATACTTTTGgattcaaataaaaaatgtgaaaaaaaattagaaatttggaAAAAAGTTATGAATATTAAAAGTTGTAAAATATCTATAAGAAAGGCTGGTCaatttttcctcattaaaaatataccaaacacaacaacaaaattccTGGGCATTAGTTAGCTTGGTAGAGCAAAGACAATTATTTAAACAAAGTGTATTTAATGTTTATAACTGATGTTTTACAGTTGTATTCCCCAAGAGGGAATCGGCCTCTTTTCTGGAACCCTGATCACTGAGATGCATACTATCCTAATAGAGAAGACTTTTATAATAATAGTTCAAGGACATCTTCAACTGCAGCAGGAATTTTCACTaataattaagaaattaattGAAGCACATATGATCTACTGCTATGACTCTACTTATCACAGTGGACTAtcaattttatcttaaaatcaCAGAATGcgttttttccaattttataaatattaactatatatGTTTTTCATTACAAATCATGTTATAATAAAAAACAGGTCAACCTTAATGTTTAACTTAAAACACAAAAAGTAATAGAGAACATGTAAATATGGCACCCTCTTCACTGTATGAGTGGGGCATGGCCCTCCACCCAGAATATTCTGTAAGAAGACTACTTACTTTAGTTTTTGGTCGAGCTCCAGTTGACATCTGGTTTGGCACACCATCAAGATTCTGaatgtttccagttttatttccACAAATTCCTTCCTTCTGATGATTTTTCTAAAAGATTACTCTTCAGGTTTATAGAattctgtagaaaaaaaaatttaaacgaGTTTTTTCATGTACAGAGAATTATTCTCAGGCAGTAATTCAAGTGAATTactcaataaaaatacatttttcaaaaacctGAATGGTTTTGAAAGTTAACATAAAATGTGAGAATATTCCTAAATAGCAATAATGTTTCCAAAGACATTTATACTTAGGCTCAGTAAGATCAGCCCTAGTAAAGCCTGTGaacttgtaaatataaatttataaactaaAAGTAATTTTATACTACCAAGGTAATATATAGTACTATATtggcatattttaaaacttttaaaaaagcaaaaccaaaggtATCTAAAAACTTGAAATAAGAGGTGGCTCATTCAAAGCCACAATATTCTTTTAAGCTTTAAGAtctcaatttatatattttgtaatagtagggaacaaattataaaattttatttctgaagaTTAGCTGTAGAAGtaaaatgagtaaagatgttaGCATAAAGAGAATGCTAAACTTTTCAAATACAGTAAAAGTTCTTCTTCCAAAATGTTAAATTCTTATTGAAGTCATTGTTTTCACTAATTCTTCCCATCACTTGGAAGTCTGCCACGTCCCTCTATGTCCAAGTTCCTTATGTAAGTTACCTAGAAGCCTATGCTGCAGTGTTCTGTCCTGGTTTATTCCTTCTGAAAAAAGGACCAAGGTTTTCAGAAGGAAAGGTTGGAAatgtgaatttttcatttatctAAAAATTCAGTCATTGCTCATCAGGTTGTTCTTTGGGGTGGGAAATAAAACATCTACAATATACAGCCTTACGTGTAAATCTAGCACTGCCAAATACTAGCTATATAACCTTGGACTTAATTTCCTCAAATCTAAATTTAATCACCTATAAAACAATACCTTCTGACTTCTACTGAACACTTCTTTGTGCTTGGGAtatttggccaatggaatgtgagtaCAAAGGAACATGTCAAGTCTGAGCAGAAACTTCATATGTTCTGCTTGGAAATTATAGTTTTCTTACTCTTGATGCTTACAGAAAttccactatggagaaaagaaataaatatgatgATGAGAATACTGATGATATGGTGTGATAACAGGCACTACATTAATGAGttttacatatttacattttgGGGAGAATCTCCTGATTTGATCTTTTGAACAGAAATTTACTAATTCAAAAATGTCTGAGAAGGGTTTGAAGGACCTAGAAGAGTGTGTACATATTCTGCCCTTGAAAAAAGACCATGAAGGATCTAACAGGGTCTTGGCTTAATTCAAATGCACAGTGATTTTAAAAGGTATGAAAGTTATTAAACTGGAGGAGAAACAGTGGCAAATTAGACTATGTTGGACAGGCAGTCAGTGGTGCTGGCAATACAATGAGTGGGCCAGTGAGTTGACCAATGAATACTATACTCTTCTGACTACTGCTAATGTCCATTTCTGCTGGCTGGTGTAGACAGTTTGACAGGTGCCTAGAAGAACACCCACTGTGggttcatttgtaaaatgaagatgatgctAGCAGCTGTTTCAATAGGATGCTGCCTACTACATGAAAGCCCCTTCAGTACTACTGTAGCTGCTATTGTAACACAGCCTCTTTTTCTTTGGGAAGTTACGGACTGTATCTTATTTAGGAAAAACTAACATTTGATGACAGAATGTTAAGCACAACATCCTGTGTATGATACTTTCACATGTattccctcatttttttcttctcagtaaCTGTGAGGGGGGTCCTGTTGgttgaattttataaaagaattccTAAAGAGAACAAGTTTCTTGAGAAGGATCACATAGCAAATGAGAATGCTAAGATCTCTTGATTCTTCTCAGTAACTTCTCTCTTCCCCCATATTTCTCTTTGTATCCTGGCCCAGCCCCACTTCCCCAACCTCTCCAGTCTAAATCTCAGCAAGGGTCTGTTCCATCATAGCCTTTGTTCAGCTGGTTAACAGGCTTGGGCTCCTTTTAGCCCTACTGAAGACAGACACCTGTGGAGGCAAGGAAATGGGGCTGAAACTGCAGGAAGGAATTGACCACTCAACCCAGCAGTTTTGTAGAGCTCCTGTGGCCCAGGTACAGCCACTTACAGCACTTAGTGAACATATGCTAAGGCACTTTATAATTTTGATGCTGTTATAATACAAATAATATCCTttcataaaattacattttctataTTCTGTTACTTGCATATAGTAATTCAATTGATTTTTTGCTTAATTGATGttgtttccataaatatttgtaagCTTTCTGattaactttatatattttgggggggCTGTCTTTGTACTCTTACATCGGTGACTAATGGTAACTTTGTTTCTTTACCATTCctcattcttttctattattttccttataaGTAGGCTCGGCCTCCAGTCAGAGGTGGTAGTATCCttattttatttctgagtttAAGGAGAATGCTTCCAGTGTTTCTCCATTTAACTGCAATGCTGACTgtactgggttttgttttttcttaatcagGCAGTTCCATTCTTTGATCAAAATTTTTtatatgaaaggatgttgaattttactgaatgtattttctccatctattaagatgatcaaatttttcttatttaatctctTAATTTATAAACTACATTAACTAATCTTATGCTAAACCAACCATGCATTTCTGTATTATATTATCAAAGTACCCTTCTAGTCTTTAAGATTATTTATGATAATGAAGAGTGGAATTTGTCAAATGCCCTTTAAATAACTAGACTTATCAATGAACTACAGTAATAGATTCATAATTATTAAACTATCATTATATTCTTGAGATCAACTGTGCTTGGCTGTGGGAAGCAGTTCCTTTAACTCTTATTGATTTGGTGTtttctttggtctttttgtacccattttcattttttttcctcttaagttTTTGTGTCAAGAAGACATtagtttcataaaataaatacGGAAACTATGCCTCTTTATAAATAAGATGTAGAAATTTTATATTGCATGAGAATTATCCATTCTTTGAAAATCTCAAAGAACCCATAGGCAAAACTCTTTGACCCTTAGAGGGAGGTACTTTtttgtaactttaaaaatttctcctATTGGTTTATAGTCCATTTTTGTAAGTTACTCCTGAGTGAATTCTGACAATATATGTTCTATTACACTGCCTATTACATGAAGTTTTACAAATTTATTAGCAGACGTATGTAGACTCTTGCACTTTGAAAATCATATTGTATCTGATATTATAGCCCTCTTGTTCCTGTTCTATTTATATTGTCTAGTGGAAAGAGCCTAACCAAGGATTTAGGTTAGACAGACTCAAGGTAGATAAGCCAACTCACTTGTTAGATCTCAGCTTAATCACCACTGCTTCTGGGAAGCCTTTCATCACTCCTGGTAGATGTTTCTGTGAATTCCTATATTTCCTCTAGCAAAACATTTCTCTCACATTATTATTGTAGTTTGTTTAATGAGCAGCTTCTATGTTAAATTGTAAGCTCTAGGAGGGTAAAGAGGAGGTCTGTTTAATTTCCCACCAAGCACCTAGCACAGAGTGAGTATTCAATAAATCTATGTTGAATTAACAATTACTtttttccatgcccttctctGCTTGTCTCTTTCATAAGATAATAGTTATAATGGACTTTTATAGCTACCATACCAAGAGGGCAGAAGAATGATTAAAAATGCCAGCTCTGGAGCTAGAGTACTGGGTTCAAAGCCAGGCtgtgccactcactagctgtgtgactatgAACAAATTATTTCACTTCTTTGTATTTCAGTTGCCTCACctttaaaaccagaaataaataatgttttgtacTCACTAGATTGCAGGGAGTTTATATGTGTGAAACACTTAAAAGTGTGTCTGGTACATAGCAAGTTGTGAAttaatgttagctattgttaAGTTAGTACATGACaggtaaatgaatggataaaataataaatctataaaaatagagaaaatacaatacTTGCTCCACCTCTGGCCTTCTCTGAGGATCAAGTGATGTGAGTTTTAAATAATGACAAGCATTTGAGGTGTTTTATTAAAATCATTACAAACGGGAGGCCCCAGTGGCCACAGGAGAAGAACTGttttattctttggaaaaaagtgACAAGGGCAGAGAAATACTTAATTAGGTTTTGTTCCTTAttggaatttttctttaatattttatcctTGACTACAATAAAACTACATTATTTTAACTACACAAGTTTAAcagtttaatttaatatttttgtaactACAAAATAACTGAACAAGAATTTTCCTGAGACATGATAGTTCTTTGGGAAATAATCTCTAACTTTTCAAATATCCGTTTTTCTGGGTCTTTATCCATTACTTACTTTTTATagttcacattttatttaaacaatgtctcttcatttgtttttcttacgttgacaagaaaatttttaaatgctatccTTGTAGTTATTCTCAAAGTTTGCTATGTATAGGTATTAGCCCTAGAATACTGAACTTCACTGATATAATAATCATTGAATATTTTCTGCTACATACAACCAAGCCATGACATAGGATTGCAAGAACCCAAATAATAAAATTCTCTTCCTAATCTTTGTTCGAATTTCATATAAAGAGAGCTTAGGAAAAAATTCCTAAGATAAGATATTTATGCTTATGCAAATACAGCAAAGAATGAGGTGGGTCATTGTTGATTGTCAAAACCTGGAGAGACAAAGAGCAAATTCTTTTACCCATTCTGCTCTTTTTAGaagaacacaaaaacagaaatatataaagaTAATCCTATTATTTAAACAATTCCAGGGACATTTCTAAAACTTAACATACACTATtcaaatttttacaaaatattttaaggtaTAACATGCCAttctttaatttcctcatttgcGAAGAAGTATCTCACTAGTTAACTGACTTAGAAATTGAAGATCATTACATTTGATTTTTTGGAGGAAAGCACAATGTTTATAAAGAaacatccatttttaaaaacacttaaaatactGGCTATTAATATCTAATTGCAACAACAGGTATAAATGATGTAACATCAATTTTGATCCCAAATATAAAGGGTCAAAGCCATGCATAGACTGAAAGTTGCCCTTGCCATTTATTTTTCAAGTAGTAGATTTGTTCTGTATCTCAAAAAAGAAACTTGTGTAATTAACTTTCAAGGagcattaaaaacacaaagaagaaatttaagcaCACATGAAAATTTTCCCAGGCTGAGTAATttgtattgaatttatttttgacagTGTTTCTAATCTGTTCCTCCCATAACTGAGACTAATTAACTTATCCTGCTAAATCACCAAGAAAGGCATACTTGATTCCAGATCTATCTGAAAAATGAGACCTTCATTTTTCATATTCCTATAGCTAGACACAAGAGTCCCCTTCTCCATCACATTAATGATAACTACCATTTATTTAGTGCTGTGTAGTGAAAGCAGGCTGCTGACTAACTTCAGGTCCTGATTTCCATGCTTACTGTCATGTgacctgagcaagttacttaaagtCTCCATGTCTCTGCTGTCTCATTGGactaaaatgggaatgataagaTCTACTCATAGAGTTTATTACTTCCCATTTGATTTTTTGGCCCATATTTTACCCAGGATATTGTCACCGCTTCAGGATGCCAGTTCTAACTGCATTATATTCTCTATGAGAGCTATGACTATACTCTTTCTGATGGGTTAATTACTACAAAAGGTTACCAAAGACCCAACATGAACAGACTAAGAAGAAAGTTAGTGCCATACTAATTGAAGAACTCAAATGTCTCTTCTAAATCCTGTGATGTGATCCATTAAAGATAAAGTGATAGAATAAAACATGAGATGTGTGAACACAGAATACTCACAATTATGTATAGTTCTACTTAACATAGTGACATACAAGACAAGCGTTTGTAGTCtcgtggctttttttttttcacctgtacATAGTTGATTAAGTAACTGCATCTTTTCCCTGTACCCAATGGCTTCCTTAGGCAAAGTATCTTTGGAGCTAATCAATTTCCTGTctcttctcattcattcattcatatgccaagcactgtctaagcacagggaaaacaaaaataaatacaagataTTTTCTTTAAGACCTCTAGTCTACAGAGAAAGGGTCATGTAGACATAATATTACAGGGATTTAAGCCAAAGTATCATATAAAATGATAcgaaaacacagacaaaagagcAAATAATTCTGCCTGGGGAAAAGGGAGAGTTCATAGACGAAATAACCTTTAAACTGAGTTTTGAAGTAAGAATAGTAGTATTTCAGGGAAGGGAATCCCAAGGGCATGAAAGCACAAAAAGAATACAGCATGTTCAAAGAATAGTGAGGATTTTTATCTGACTCCATCTGTTGATGCCTAGAGGATAATGGCAGCACATGATGTATGAAAATTAAATGCGGTCCTCAGCTAAAAAGCTAAATATTAAGGAATTTGACTTTTCTCTGTAGGTACGGGAACCTTGCAGATTTTTGGTTTTGTGCTGTTGTATTTTACAACTGAGAATGTTAAGAAATAGAGGGAGCTGGCGTTAGGGAGAATCCTCAAGCAGAAAAGCAAAGACACAGCAGGCTTTTGAAGTGGCgggggtgtgggggtgtgtggtGGGTGGCTGCCACACGGCAATGAGTTACACACTTTATAGCTGAGGCTGAAATTGGAGATAGGCTCAGGGCATAAGACGTGAGGGATGAAAAGCTGTTGCTGAAAGGGGGAAGATGGcgaaagagtaagacgcggagatcaccttcctccccacagatacagcagaaatacatccacacgtggaacaactcctaaagaacacctactgacgctggcagaagacctcagacctcccaaaaggcaagaaactccccacgtacctgaatagggcaaagcggagagattcccgcacggaggatcggtgccgaccggcactcaccaacactcaccaggccgagaggcttgtctgctcacctgccggggcaggcgggggctgggagctgaggctcgggcttcggtcggagcgcagggagaggactggggttggcggcgtgaacacagcctgaagggattagtgcatcacggctagctgggagggagtccgggaaaatgtctggacctgccgaagaggcaagagactttttcttgcctctttgtttcctggtgcgcgaggagagcggattaagagcgctgcttaaaggagctccagagacggtcGAGACCCGCGgataacagcgcggaccccagagacgggcatgagacgctaaggctgctgctgccgccaccaagaggcctgtgtgcgagcacaggtcactctccacacctcccttccgggtagccggtgcagcccgccactgccggggtcccgggatccagagacggcttccccgggaaagcgcacagcGCACCTTGGGCtcgtgcaacgtcacgccggcctctgccgccgcacgcTCGctccgcactccatgcccctcccaccccgcggcctgagtgagccagagcccccgaatcagcggctcctttaaccccgtcctgtctgagcgaagaacagacaccctccggcgacctacacgcagaggcggggccaaatccaaagctgaaccccggcagctgtgcgaacaaagaagagaaagggaaatctctcccagcaccctcaggagcagcggattaaatctccacaatcaacttgatataccctgcatctgtggaatacctgaagagacaacgaatcatcccaaattgaggcggtggactttgagaacaagatttattattttttccccttttcctctttttgtgagtatggatgtgtatgcttctgtgtgagattttgtctgtatagctttgctttcaccatttgtcctagggttctatctgtcccttttttttttcttacttttaaaaataatttttttcttaataactattttttttattttaataactatattttattttacctttattttattttcctttatcatctttctttctttctact
Protein-coding sequences here:
- the LOC132477622 gene encoding polyadenylate-binding protein 2-like; translated protein: MEEEAEKLKELQNEVEKQMNMSPPAGSAGPVIMSTEKKMEADVRSIYVDHVDYGATAEELEAHFHGCGSVNRVTILCDKFSGYPKGFAYIEVSDKEPVRTSLALDESLFRGRQIKVIPKRTNKPAISTTDQGFPRARYRARTTNYNSSRSRFYSGFNSRPWGPDYRGQARVTSWYSPY